A genomic segment from Pseudomonas sp. S09G 359 encodes:
- a CDS encoding helix-turn-helix domain-containing GNAT family N-acetyltransferase: MSTPLLVERAGIVRGFNRFYTHQIGVLQEHLLQSDFSLTEIRVMYELSSRGDLTSADLCQMLSLDAGYLSRLTGGFEKKGLIQKVRSVTDARAIQLHLTDLGRAVLAPLEQQTQDEVIALLDGLPESQQQQLTDAMRRIQAVLQGTAPSYLLRDPQPGDMGHVVQAQSALYAREYQWNWEFEALVAEIVAKYLREFDPTRERCWIAEKDGEVVGSVFVVRHDDSTAQLRMLYVDASARGLGIGQRLVDECLRFARNAGYQRMMLWTVDILTDARKLYQKAGFELLEEEPMRSFGKQLVSQTWARAL, encoded by the coding sequence ATGTCTACACCCCTGCTTGTCGAGCGCGCCGGCATTGTGCGCGGCTTCAACCGCTTCTATACCCACCAGATCGGCGTGTTGCAGGAACACCTGCTACAAAGCGACTTTTCCCTGACCGAAATCCGCGTGATGTACGAGTTGTCCTCGCGTGGCGACCTGACCAGCGCTGACCTGTGCCAGATGCTCAGCCTGGACGCGGGCTACCTGAGCCGGCTGACCGGTGGTTTCGAGAAAAAAGGCCTGATCCAGAAAGTCCGCTCCGTCACCGACGCGCGCGCAATCCAACTGCACCTCACCGACCTCGGCCGTGCGGTGCTGGCGCCCCTGGAGCAACAAACCCAGGACGAAGTGATCGCCCTGCTCGACGGCCTGCCTGAATCCCAGCAACAGCAACTGACCGACGCCATGCGCCGAATCCAGGCCGTGCTCCAAGGCACTGCGCCCAGCTACCTGCTGCGCGACCCGCAACCGGGCGATATGGGCCACGTAGTGCAGGCGCAGTCGGCGCTGTATGCCCGCGAGTATCAGTGGAACTGGGAGTTCGAAGCGCTGGTGGCCGAAATTGTTGCCAAGTACCTGCGCGAATTCGACCCGACACGCGAGCGCTGCTGGATTGCGGAGAAGGATGGCGAGGTGGTTGGCTCGGTATTCGTGGTGCGCCATGACGACAGCACCGCCCAGCTGCGCATGCTCTATGTGGACGCCAGCGCCCGCGGCCTGGGGATCGGCCAGCGCCTGGTGGACGAGTGCCTGCGCTTTGCGCGCAATGCCGGCTACCAACGCATGATGCTGTGGACCGTAGACATCCTCACCGATGCGCGCAAGCTCTATCAAAAAGCCGGTTTCGAGTTGCTGGAAGAGGAACCCATGCGCAGTTTCGGCAAGCAACTGGTCAGCCAGACCTGGGCACGCGCGCTGTAA
- a CDS encoding MFS transporter: MNLNEPINAHRVGQAVGNYRWTICAMLFFATTVNYLDRQVLSLLAPQLSTQFGWSNTDYANIAAVFQFVYAISMLFAGRFVDKIGTKAAYVVAIGIWSTGAIMHAFSVPMGEGIAAVSGAIGLAVIPVSIAGFMLSRAVLAIGEAGNFPIAIKATAEYFPKKERSLATGIFNSGANVGAILAPICVPLIAGMWGWEAAFMVIGMLGFVWVAVWAAVYEKPDQQKRLSAEELAYIRSDQTVQAFTPAPAGTVEKKVSWFKLLTYRQTWAFAFGKFMTDGVWWFFLFWLPTYLSAQYGMKGADIVMPLAVLYSMTMVGSIGGGWFPSYFMARGDAPYDGRMKAMLVIALFPLVVLLAQPLGYISFWVPVLLIGVGASAHQAWSCNIFTTVSDMFPQKTVASVVGIGGMAGGIGGVVMTKIGGWVFDYYKSINDIHTGYMIMFAICALAYLVAWSVMKTLVPRHKEITDL, encoded by the coding sequence ATGAACTTGAACGAGCCCATCAACGCCCACCGCGTTGGTCAAGCTGTAGGCAACTATCGCTGGACCATCTGCGCGATGCTGTTTTTCGCCACCACCGTCAACTACCTCGACCGCCAGGTGCTCAGCCTGCTGGCCCCGCAGTTGTCGACGCAATTTGGCTGGAGCAACACCGACTACGCCAACATTGCCGCTGTGTTCCAGTTTGTCTATGCGATTTCCATGCTGTTCGCCGGGCGCTTTGTCGACAAGATCGGCACCAAGGCCGCCTACGTGGTAGCGATTGGCATCTGGTCCACCGGCGCCATCATGCATGCGTTCTCGGTGCCGATGGGCGAGGGCATCGCCGCCGTCAGTGGCGCGATCGGGCTTGCAGTGATTCCGGTGTCGATTGCCGGCTTCATGCTGTCCCGCGCCGTGCTGGCGATTGGCGAAGCGGGTAACTTCCCGATCGCGATCAAGGCCACCGCTGAATATTTCCCGAAGAAAGAGCGCTCCCTGGCCACCGGTATTTTCAACTCCGGGGCCAACGTGGGTGCGATCCTCGCGCCGATCTGCGTGCCACTGATTGCCGGCATGTGGGGCTGGGAGGCCGCCTTTATGGTGATCGGCATGCTCGGCTTCGTGTGGGTGGCGGTATGGGCGGCCGTGTATGAAAAGCCCGACCAGCAAAAGCGCCTGTCGGCCGAGGAGCTGGCCTACATCCGCAGCGACCAGACCGTGCAGGCCTTTACCCCGGCGCCAGCCGGCACCGTCGAGAAAAAAGTCTCGTGGTTCAAGTTGCTCACCTATCGCCAGACCTGGGCCTTTGCCTTCGGCAAGTTCATGACGGATGGCGTGTGGTGGTTCTTCCTGTTCTGGCTGCCCACCTACCTGTCGGCGCAATACGGCATGAAAGGCGCCGATATCGTGATGCCGCTGGCCGTGCTGTACAGCATGACCATGGTCGGCAGCATTGGCGGTGGCTGGTTCCCCAGCTACTTCATGGCGCGTGGCGATGCACCCTATGACGGCCGCATGAAAGCCATGTTGGTGATCGCCCTGTTCCCGCTGGTGGTGTTGCTGGCGCAGCCGCTGGGCTACATCAGCTTCTGGGTGCCGGTACTGCTGATCGGCGTGGGCGCCTCGGCGCACCAGGCGTGGTCGTGCAATATCTTCACCACCGTGTCCGACATGTTCCCGCAAAAAACCGTGGCCTCGGTGGTCGGCATCGGCGGTATGGCCGGCGGCATTGGTGGCGTGGTCATGACCAAGATCGGCGGCTGGGTGTTCGACTATTACAAATCGATCAACGATATCCATACCGGCTACATGATCATGTTCGCGATCTGTGCCCTGGCCTACCTGGTAGCCTGGAGCGTGATGAAAACCCTGGTGCCACGCCACAAGGAAATCACTGACCTGTAA
- a CDS encoding GNAT family N-acetyltransferase: MPPSRLVYRKPQPTDVQRLFAIFGDPQTNLFNPAGPMPSLSAAQRLLDHWLEQWATLGYGWWAIARVEAPDHLIGFGGIAPLNYLTQSRINLGYRFAVEAWGQGYATELARDALVLAFDTLGVPEVFGLVRPEHAASIHVLEKVGMQPFGELDDVPGKAPSLVMRVCRPTTVHI, translated from the coding sequence ATGCCCCCCTCGCGCCTGGTCTACCGCAAGCCACAGCCCACGGATGTGCAGCGATTGTTCGCGATCTTCGGCGACCCGCAGACCAACCTCTTCAACCCCGCCGGGCCCATGCCCAGCCTTTCCGCCGCCCAGCGTCTGCTCGATCACTGGCTCGAACAGTGGGCTACCCTCGGATACGGCTGGTGGGCCATCGCCCGTGTTGAGGCGCCGGACCACCTCATCGGGTTTGGCGGTATCGCGCCGCTCAACTACCTCACGCAATCGCGCATCAACCTGGGCTACCGCTTCGCCGTAGAAGCCTGGGGGCAGGGCTATGCCACCGAACTGGCGCGCGATGCGCTGGTGCTGGCATTTGACACCTTGGGCGTACCCGAGGTGTTTGGCCTGGTGCGGCCAGAACACGCGGCGTCGATTCATGTGCTCGAAAAGGTCGGTATGCAGCCGTTCGGCGAGCTTGATGACGTACCCGGCAAGGCACCGAGTTTGGTGATGCGCGTTTGTCGTCCTACAACCGTGCACATCTGA
- the proP gene encoding glycine betaine/L-proline transporter ProP, which produces MKLRKKSVKPIGLKDITIVDDAKMRKAITAAALGNAMEWFDFGVYGFVAYVLGKVFFPDASPSVQMIAALATFSVPFLIRPLGGLFFGALGDKYGRQKVLAATIVIMSLSTFAIGLIPGYASIGIWAPILLLLCKMAQGFSVGGEYTGASIFVAEYAPDRKRGFLGSWLDFGSIAGFVLGAGVVVLISSVLGEAEFESWGWRLPFFLALPLGMIGLYLRHALEETPAFQQHVDKLEQGDREGLTHGPKVSFKEIATKHWRSLLTCIGIVAATNVTYYMLLTYMPSYLSHNLHYPENSGVLIIIAIMVGMLFVQPFIGFVSDKIGRKPFIIAGSIGLLFLAIPAFMLITSGKTGLIFAGLLILAVILNFFIGVMASTLPAMFPTHLRYSALASAFNVSVLIAGVTPTAVAWLVESTNDLYMPAYYLMVFAVVGLITGLTMKETANKPLRGAAPAASDMEEAKELLQEHHDNIEQKIEDIDAEIAELEAKRQNLVQQHPRIN; this is translated from the coding sequence ATGAAATTACGTAAGAAGAGCGTCAAGCCCATCGGCTTGAAAGACATCACCATCGTCGACGACGCCAAGATGCGCAAGGCGATTACCGCCGCCGCACTGGGCAACGCCATGGAATGGTTCGACTTTGGCGTCTACGGGTTTGTCGCCTATGTGCTCGGCAAGGTGTTCTTCCCCGACGCCTCACCCAGCGTACAAATGATCGCCGCACTGGCCACCTTCTCGGTGCCGTTCCTGATTCGCCCACTGGGTGGCCTGTTCTTCGGCGCGCTGGGGGATAAATACGGGCGACAGAAAGTCCTCGCCGCTACCATCGTGATCATGTCCCTGAGCACCTTCGCCATCGGCCTGATTCCCGGCTATGCCTCCATTGGCATCTGGGCACCGATTCTGTTGCTGCTGTGCAAGATGGCCCAGGGCTTCTCGGTGGGCGGTGAATACACCGGCGCCTCGATTTTCGTCGCCGAATACGCCCCGGACCGCAAGCGCGGCTTCCTTGGCAGCTGGCTGGACTTCGGCTCCATCGCCGGTTTCGTCTTGGGTGCTGGCGTAGTGGTGCTGATTTCCAGCGTGCTCGGCGAAGCGGAGTTCGAATCCTGGGGCTGGCGCCTGCCGTTCTTCCTCGCCCTGCCCTTGGGCATGATCGGCCTGTACCTGCGCCATGCACTGGAAGAAACCCCGGCCTTCCAACAGCACGTCGACAAGCTCGAACAGGGTGACCGCGAGGGCTTGACCCACGGCCCCAAAGTGTCTTTCAAGGAAATCGCCACCAAGCACTGGCGCAGCCTGCTGACCTGCATCGGTATCGTCGCGGCCACCAACGTGACGTACTACATGCTGCTCACGTACATGCCGAGCTACCTCTCGCATAACCTGCACTACCCGGAAAACAGCGGCGTGCTGATCATCATCGCGATCATGGTCGGCATGCTGTTCGTGCAGCCGTTCATTGGCTTTGTCAGCGACAAGATCGGCCGCAAGCCCTTCATTATCGCTGGTAGCATCGGCCTGCTGTTCCTGGCCATCCCGGCGTTCATGCTGATCACCAGCGGCAAGACCGGCCTGATCTTCGCCGGCCTGCTGATTCTTGCGGTGATCCTGAACTTCTTTATCGGCGTGATGGCCTCGACGCTGCCCGCGATGTTCCCCACACACCTGCGCTACAGCGCGTTGGCCAGTGCCTTCAACGTCTCGGTACTGATCGCAGGCGTTACGCCGACCGCCGTGGCCTGGCTGGTGGAAAGCACCAACGACCTGTACATGCCCGCCTACTACCTGATGGTATTTGCCGTGGTCGGCCTGATCACCGGCCTGACCATGAAGGAAACCGCCAACAAGCCCCTGCGCGGCGCGGCGCCGGCCGCTTCCGATATGGAAGAGGCCAAGGAACTGCTACAAGAGCACCACGACAACATCGAGCAGAAAATCGAAGACATCGACGCCGAGATTGCCGAGCTGGAAGCCAAGCGCCAGAATCTGGTGCAGCAGCATCCACGGATTAATTAA
- a CDS encoding GAF domain-containing protein, with translation MVPSVTAAQSLLNADERAAIAEIEATTSILQLVTRLTGMRFAGIAKFTEVDWIVCSVHDTADMGIHVDDVLDLETTLCSEFCINPQTLFIPQISANGRFAVRPVVKQFAIESYAGAPIFLPDGRLFGALCALDSRAMLFDDPNLPETLSLFARLIGCIFYANLTTTDQ, from the coding sequence ATGGTTCCAAGTGTCACCGCCGCACAATCGTTGCTCAACGCCGACGAACGCGCAGCCATCGCCGAAATTGAAGCCACCACTAGCATCCTGCAATTGGTCACCCGCCTGACCGGCATGCGCTTCGCCGGCATCGCCAAGTTCACCGAAGTGGACTGGATTGTCTGCTCCGTCCACGACACCGCCGACATGGGCATTCATGTCGATGATGTGCTCGACCTCGAAACCACCCTGTGCAGCGAGTTCTGCATCAACCCGCAAACCTTGTTCATTCCGCAAATCAGCGCCAATGGCCGCTTTGCCGTTCGCCCGGTGGTCAAGCAATTTGCCATCGAGAGCTACGCCGGTGCGCCGATCTTCCTGCCCGACGGCCGCCTGTTCGGTGCGCTGTGCGCACTGGATTCCCGGGCGATGCTGTTCGACGACCCCAACCTGCCGGAAACCCTCAGCCTGTTTGCGCGGCTGATCGGCTGCATCTTCTACGCTAACTTGACGACGACCGATCAGTGA
- a CDS encoding AraC family transcriptional regulator — protein sequence MNNNLHALAHAIGARIFTPGDEPTAVPGLSFYRREQPCRPVVCMVPPSIVLVAQGEKQLWVGGEGYPYDTSRFLVTSLDIPANSEVLVATPNRPCLGLTFKLDLRILAELIAQSELPPKRERAVMKGVGIGVVTEGMLASFARLVALLDEPEAIPVLAPLIQREIHYRLLQSDQAGRLRQICAVDGQGYRIARAIDWLKLNYDAALRVDELAARVQMSAATFHHHFRQLTAMSPLQYQKWLRLNEARRLMLNEHQDVSSAAFKVGYESPSQFSREYSRLFGVPPKRDIAALRGQPTITDRSSSS from the coding sequence ATGAACAACAATCTGCACGCGCTGGCTCACGCCATCGGTGCGCGAATCTTTACCCCCGGCGACGAGCCCACGGCGGTTCCAGGCCTGAGTTTTTACCGGCGTGAGCAGCCTTGCAGGCCGGTGGTGTGCATGGTCCCGCCAAGCATCGTGCTGGTGGCCCAAGGTGAAAAGCAGTTGTGGGTCGGCGGTGAGGGCTACCCGTATGACACGTCGCGATTCCTGGTGACCTCGCTGGACATCCCGGCCAATTCCGAAGTGCTGGTTGCTACCCCGAATCGGCCATGCCTGGGGCTGACCTTCAAGCTGGACTTGCGCATCCTCGCCGAGCTGATCGCCCAGAGTGAGCTGCCGCCCAAGCGCGAGCGGGCGGTAATGAAGGGCGTGGGGATTGGCGTGGTGACCGAGGGCATGCTGGCGTCATTCGCACGCCTGGTAGCATTGCTCGATGAGCCCGAAGCCATACCGGTGCTCGCGCCGTTGATCCAGCGCGAGATTCATTACCGGCTATTGCAAAGCGATCAAGCTGGCCGATTGCGCCAGATCTGTGCGGTGGACGGGCAGGGGTATAGGATTGCCCGGGCGATCGACTGGCTGAAACTCAACTACGACGCGGCGCTGCGCGTGGATGAGTTGGCCGCACGGGTACAAATGAGTGCGGCGACGTTTCACCATCACTTTCGCCAACTGACGGCGATGAGCCCATTGCAATATCAGAAGTGGCTGCGCCTCAACGAGGCGCGGCGCTTGATGTTGAACGAGCATCAGGACGTGTCCAGCGCTGCATTCAAAGTGGGTTATGAAAGCCCGTCGCAGTTCAGCCGTGAGTACAGCCGCTTGTTTGGTGTGCCACCCAAGCGCGATATCGCTGCGTTGCGCGGCCAGCCGACGATCACTGATCGGTCGTCGTCAAGTTAG
- a CDS encoding alpha/beta hydrolase, producing the protein MKRLLLAMALLVTSFSSLGADMSNGADNFYTSDKVTVEKVTFNNQYGLRVAGNLFVPKHLAAGAKSPAIIVGHPMGAVKEQSANLYATKMAEQGFVTLSMDLSFWGESAGTPRNAVLPDLYVEDFSAAVDYLGTRSIVDRERIGVIGICGSASFAIAAAKIDPRLKAIATVSMYDMGAANRSGLKQGMTLEQRRQVLLQAANQRYVEFQGGETLYTSGTPLKLTGNPIGDEFFDFYRTPRGQVTPAGASAQTTTMPTLTSNVKFMNFYPFNDIETISPRPLLLITGANAHSREFSEDAFQRAAEPKELLVIPNAGHVDLYDRVNLIPFAKLTTFFKSHL; encoded by the coding sequence ATGAAACGCCTTTTACTTGCCATGGCTTTGCTGGTGACGTCCTTTTCTTCACTGGGAGCCGATATGTCCAACGGTGCTGACAACTTCTATACCAGCGACAAGGTGACCGTCGAAAAGGTCACCTTCAACAACCAATACGGCCTGCGGGTTGCAGGCAACCTGTTCGTACCCAAGCACCTTGCCGCTGGCGCAAAAAGCCCGGCGATTATCGTCGGCCATCCGATGGGCGCCGTCAAAGAGCAAAGCGCGAACCTGTACGCCACCAAAATGGCCGAACAGGGCTTCGTCACCCTGTCCATGGACCTGTCGTTCTGGGGCGAAAGCGCAGGCACCCCACGCAACGCGGTGTTGCCCGACCTTTACGTCGAAGACTTCAGCGCGGCCGTGGATTACCTTGGCACCCGCTCTATCGTGGACCGTGAACGTATCGGTGTGATTGGCATCTGCGGCAGCGCCAGCTTCGCCATCGCGGCGGCGAAGATCGACCCACGCCTGAAGGCCATCGCCACCGTCAGCATGTACGACATGGGCGCCGCCAACCGCAGTGGCCTCAAACAGGGCATGACACTGGAGCAGCGTCGCCAGGTGCTGTTGCAGGCGGCCAACCAGCGCTATGTGGAATTCCAGGGTGGAGAAACCCTCTATACCAGCGGCACGCCACTCAAGCTGACGGGCAACCCGATTGGCGATGAGTTCTTCGATTTCTACCGCACCCCACGCGGCCAGGTCACGCCAGCCGGTGCGTCGGCGCAAACCACCACCATGCCGACGCTGACCAGCAATGTGAAGTTCATGAACTTCTACCCGTTCAACGACATCGAGACGATCTCGCCGCGCCCGCTGTTGCTGATCACCGGCGCCAATGCGCACTCCCGTGAGTTCAGTGAGGACGCCTTCCAGCGTGCGGCCGAGCCCAAGGAGCTGCTGGTCATCCCCAATGCCGGCCACGTGGACCTCTACGACCGGGTCAACCTGATCCCGTTCGCCAAGCTCACGACCTTCTTCAAAAGCCACCTGTGA
- a CDS encoding MFS transporter translates to MTEYTPVRHWGAVLAMSLAAFALVASEFMPVSLLTPLAADLHISQGQAGQGISVSGLFALLTSLVIAAVAARVDRKRLLVALILLMIVSGIVVAFAPNYLIFMLGRALIGVAIGGFWSLSAATAMRLVPEAQVPRALALVNGGNALAMVVAAPLGSYVGGMIGWRGAFFCVVPVAVIALIWLLLSLPSIKTVGEGKTSNVLRLLKLAPVALGMLAVSVFFMGQFMLFTYLRPFLEDVTHVSVPTLSLMLLVLGLAGLAGTLLIERFLKNSLHPTLIAIPLLMAMVAVALVAVGSTPILAAVLLGCWGLLATAAPVGWWTWLAKTLPDDAEAGGGLMVAIIQLAIAAGATVGGVAFDLSGYQMTFELSAGLLVIAAVLAGAASRSSSAKLEASRAT, encoded by the coding sequence ATGACTGAATACACTCCTGTCCGGCATTGGGGCGCGGTGCTGGCGATGTCGCTGGCAGCGTTTGCCCTGGTGGCCTCCGAATTCATGCCCGTGAGCCTGCTGACACCTTTGGCGGCCGACTTGCACATCAGTCAGGGCCAGGCTGGCCAGGGCATTTCGGTATCCGGGCTGTTCGCCTTGCTCACCAGCCTGGTGATCGCGGCAGTCGCGGCACGCGTGGATCGCAAGCGCCTACTGGTGGCCTTGATCCTGCTGATGATCGTTTCCGGCATCGTAGTGGCGTTCGCACCGAACTACCTGATCTTCATGCTCGGCCGCGCCCTGATCGGCGTGGCCATCGGCGGGTTTTGGTCATTGTCGGCAGCCACCGCCATGCGCCTGGTACCCGAGGCGCAAGTGCCACGGGCGCTGGCCCTGGTCAATGGCGGCAACGCACTGGCCATGGTCGTTGCCGCACCGCTGGGCAGCTATGTCGGCGGGATGATCGGCTGGCGCGGTGCATTTTTCTGCGTGGTGCCGGTGGCTGTGATTGCGCTGATATGGCTGTTGCTCAGCCTACCTTCGATCAAAACCGTCGGTGAGGGAAAAACCAGTAACGTGCTGCGCCTGCTAAAGCTGGCGCCGGTGGCGTTGGGCATGCTCGCCGTCAGCGTGTTTTTCATGGGCCAATTCATGCTCTTCACCTACCTGAGGCCGTTCCTGGAGGACGTTACCCACGTCAGCGTGCCCACGCTCTCGCTGATGTTGCTGGTGCTCGGCCTGGCTGGCCTGGCGGGAACGTTGCTGATCGAACGGTTCCTGAAAAACAGCCTGCATCCCACGCTGATCGCCATCCCGCTGTTGATGGCAATGGTTGCCGTGGCGCTGGTTGCAGTCGGCAGTACGCCGATTCTCGCGGCAGTGTTGCTGGGGTGCTGGGGGTTGTTGGCCACCGCCGCGCCGGTAGGCTGGTGGACCTGGCTCGCCAAAACCCTGCCCGATGATGCCGAGGCAGGGGGTGGCTTGATGGTAGCCATCATTCAACTGGCAATTGCCGCTGGGGCCACGGTCGGTGGCGTGGCGTTCGATCTCAGCGGCTACCAGATGACGTTTGAATTGAGCGCCGGCTTGCTGGTGATTGCTGCCGTGCTGGCCGGTGCGGCGTCCCGCAGCTCATCGGCGAAGCTCGAAGCCAGCCGCGCTACCTGA
- a CDS encoding MFS transporter, with translation MSTLTASPAATSSPPQVSPLVMRILGACALAHLINDLIQAVLPSIYPMLKANYGLTFTQVGLITLTFQLTASLLQPWIGYHTDRHPKPWLLPAGMVCTLVGILMLAFVGSFPMILLAAGLVGVGSSTFHPETSRVARLASGGRYGLAQSTFQVGGNTGSALGPLLAAAIIIPYGQGHIAWFGLFAVFAILVLYGLSRWYRNHLNLFKLKQGGKATHGLSKGRVTFALVVLALLVFSKYFYMTSLTSYFTFYLIEKFQLSVSSSQMYLFLFLGAVAVGTFAGGPIGDKIGRKKVIWFSILGAAPFTLALPYVDLFWTAVLSVVIGFILASAFSAIVVFAQELVPGNVGMIAGVFFGLMFGFSGIGAALLGLLADSHGIAYVYKLCSFLPLVGILTILLPSTKGV, from the coding sequence ATGTCGACCCTGACCGCATCACCCGCCGCAACGTCAAGCCCTCCCCAAGTAAGCCCATTGGTCATGCGTATCCTCGGCGCCTGCGCCCTGGCACACCTGATCAATGACTTGATCCAGGCGGTGCTGCCGTCGATTTACCCGATGCTCAAGGCCAACTACGGGCTGACCTTCACCCAGGTCGGCCTGATCACCCTGACCTTCCAGTTGACGGCCTCGCTGCTGCAACCGTGGATCGGCTACCACACCGACCGCCACCCCAAGCCGTGGCTGCTGCCGGCGGGCATGGTGTGCACCCTGGTGGGCATCCTGATGCTGGCGTTTGTCGGCAGCTTCCCAATGATTTTGCTCGCGGCCGGCCTGGTGGGCGTGGGCTCGTCGACCTTCCACCCGGAAACCTCGCGCGTTGCACGCCTGGCCTCCGGCGGGCGTTACGGCCTGGCGCAATCGACCTTCCAGGTCGGCGGCAACACCGGCAGCGCCTTGGGCCCGTTGCTCGCGGCGGCCATCATCATCCCCTATGGCCAGGGCCATATCGCCTGGTTCGGGCTGTTTGCGGTGTTCGCGATCCTGGTGCTGTACGGCTTGAGCCGCTGGTACCGCAACCACCTCAACCTGTTCAAGCTCAAGCAAGGCGGCAAAGCCACCCATGGTCTGTCCAAAGGCCGTGTGACGTTTGCCCTGGTGGTACTGGCCCTGCTGGTATTTTCCAAATACTTCTACATGACCAGCCTGACCAGCTACTTCACCTTCTACCTGATCGAGAAATTCCAGCTGTCGGTGTCAAGTTCGCAGATGTACCTGTTCCTGTTCCTCGGCGCAGTGGCCGTGGGCACCTTTGCGGGCGGCCCGATCGGCGACAAGATCGGGCGTAAGAAAGTCATCTGGTTCTCGATCCTCGGCGCCGCCCCGTTCACCCTGGCCCTGCCCTACGTCGACCTGTTCTGGACGGCCGTGCTCAGCGTGGTGATCGGCTTTATCCTGGCCTCGGCCTTCTCCGCCATCGTGGTGTTCGCCCAGGAATTGGTACCGGGCAATGTGGGCATGATCGCCGGTGTGTTCTTCGGCCTGATGTTCGGCTTCAGCGGGATCGGCGCGGCCTTGCTCGGTTTGCTCGCCGACAGCCATGGCATCGCGTATGTCTACAAGCTGTGCTCGTTCCTGCCGCTGGTGGGGATCCTGACGATACTGCTGCCCTCGACCAAAGGCGTCTAG
- a CDS encoding GGDEF domain-containing protein, with protein MALDPPTILALTVALAAAAALYLAVEWRSVREPSLLFWSAGFATITLGSTLALLRSNGYLVIGIWFANGLLVSAHFLFLLGVARFTQVRLSRRWWLMLVIWLGMLMLPADLPWSKAMLGVQSLLVAVPTLRASFLLRPHGKSLSIGAVQLRYVLLIHGIFYLIKAASVLVPGTLIDLAAFKGEIIQVSLVEGAMAIMLIALSMTGSERYRREQQIARLAARDPLTALYNRRALDLRAPRLLAQVSAAQPGALLLIDIDNFKGVNDLYGHTAGDRLLIALSEMIRSVVPQGALAARLGGDEFVILLYPASTAQIVELGSSLREQFQQLAAQTFATPQPVTLSIGANLFDQPPASLAALIEQGDTTLYESKRGGRDSIRLVDRTGAYR; from the coding sequence ATGGCGCTCGACCCTCCTACGATTCTGGCACTTACGGTTGCCCTGGCAGCCGCTGCCGCTCTTTACCTGGCCGTTGAATGGCGGAGCGTGCGCGAGCCGTCGCTGCTGTTCTGGAGCGCCGGTTTCGCCACCATCACCCTGGGTTCTACCCTCGCCCTGCTGCGCAGCAACGGCTATCTGGTCATCGGGATCTGGTTCGCCAATGGCTTGCTGGTGAGCGCGCATTTTCTGTTTTTACTCGGTGTCGCGCGGTTTACCCAGGTTCGCCTTTCCCGGCGGTGGTGGCTGATGCTGGTGATCTGGCTCGGCATGCTGATGCTGCCGGCCGACCTGCCCTGGTCCAAAGCCATGCTGGGGGTGCAGTCGCTGCTGGTGGCCGTGCCGACCCTGCGCGCGAGTTTCCTGCTGCGGCCCCATGGCAAATCCCTGAGCATCGGCGCGGTGCAGTTGCGCTATGTGCTGCTGATCCATGGGATTTTCTACCTGATCAAGGCTGCGTCGGTGCTGGTCCCGGGCACCTTGATCGACCTGGCCGCGTTCAAGGGCGAGATCATCCAGGTCTCCCTGGTGGAAGGCGCCATGGCGATCATGCTGATCGCGTTGTCGATGACCGGCTCCGAACGCTATCGCCGCGAACAGCAGATCGCCCGCCTCGCCGCCCGCGACCCGCTGACCGCTCTGTACAACCGGCGCGCCCTGGATTTGCGCGCACCACGCCTGCTCGCCCAGGTTTCAGCGGCGCAACCGGGTGCGCTGCTGCTGATCGATATCGACAACTTCAAAGGCGTCAACGACCTCTACGGCCATACCGCCGGTGACCGTTTGCTGATTGCCTTGAGCGAGATGATCCGCAGCGTGGTGCCTCAGGGTGCGCTGGCCGCACGCCTGGGCGGGGATGAGTTTGTGATCCTGCTGTACCCGGCCTCGACCGCGCAGATCGTCGAACTGGGCAGCAGCCTGCGCGAGCAGTTCCAGCAACTCGCCGCGCAGACGTTCGCCACGCCGCAACCGGTGACGCTGAGCATCGGCGCCAACCTGTTCGACCAGCCGCCGGCCAGCCTGGCCGCGTTGATCGAACAGGGCGATACCACACTGTATGAATCCAAGCGTGGCGGCCGCGACAGCATTCGCTTGGTGGATCGGACTGGGGCTTACCGCTAG
- a CDS encoding DUF6602 domain-containing protein → MKALIEYCDGAVKALNPQYVMSKVLGHSATSGSVRERLIQDFLITHLPEMTNIVSGVIIDSEGSRSKQQDILLMLKSMPRPPFASGQDLIFQEGTVATFEIKTGVTPATLGNIAKTSKALNI, encoded by the coding sequence ATGAAAGCACTAATTGAGTATTGCGATGGTGCCGTAAAAGCTTTGAACCCGCAGTATGTTATGTCCAAAGTATTGGGGCATTCGGCCACTTCCGGATCTGTACGGGAACGTCTGATACAAGATTTCCTGATCACCCACCTCCCCGAGATGACAAATATAGTAAGCGGCGTAATTATTGATTCGGAGGGAAGTAGATCCAAACAACAAGACATCTTGCTAATGTTAAAATCCATGCCAAGACCTCCTTTTGCTAGCGGTCAAGATCTTATATTCCAAGAGGGCACAGTGGCAACCTTTGAGATTAAAACAGGAGTAACACCAGCAACCCTCGGCAATATTGCAAAAACATCGAAAGCGTTAAATATATAA